In the Lepus europaeus isolate LE1 chromosome 10, mLepTim1.pri, whole genome shotgun sequence genome, tcttttttgacaggcagagtggacagtgagagagagagagacagagagaaaggtcttcctttgctgttggttcaccctccaatggccaccgtggctggcgcgctgtggccggcgcaccgcgctgatctgaaggcaggagccaggtgcttctcctggtttcccatggggtgcagggcccaagcacttgggccatcctccactgccttcccgggccacagcagagagctggcctggaagaggggcatccgggacagaattctggtgccccgactgggactagaacctggtgtgccggtgccacaaggtggaggattagcctagtgagccgcggcgccggcccagatttactttttcaaagccatgaaaatgatcttttttttttttttgagggctgctaactttattgttttattgttaaGGAGTACCTCGCAGGGGTTCAGAGCAGCTAAGTCATACATTCACGGTAATGTCCCCAAAGAGGACTCTTCTACACCTGAAATGTTCAGATCCGAAAGTTTCGGCTTCGGGCTGCAGCTTCTTCTTCCAAGTCCTAGCCACACTGGCTCTGTCCTGTGCAGGCTGACTTTACTCTCGAGTAAAGCGTCCCCTTCCCCCCTGCCCAATCCTCACCTATCGACCATTCATTACCATTGCACTCTCTTGAACCCTGTTAACTCCTTCCTTCTCCTATGTGAGGGCAATGGTTGggtttcatttatctttttttttttttttttttgagatttaactacatgcaagtagatttttaaaaatgaaaaagctaCCAATAATCAGATTATCTTCACAggatggctttttttatttttacctccTTTCCCCCTTCTTTTGGCCAggagataaaaattttttttaaaaaatttattttatttatttgaaagacaggagttacagagagaggtagagacagatagagaggtcttccatctgctggttcactccatagatggccacaacagtcggagctgcgcctatctgaagccaggagcctggagtttccttcaggtctcccacgtgggtgcagggacccaaggacctaggccatcttctactgctttcccaggccatagtagagagctggataggaagtggagcagctgtgactagaaccagcatccatatgggatgccagtgcttcaggccagggcattaacctgctgcgccacagcgccggccccaggagataaattttttaaaaaatcatgactgCAGACCTTTACAATGGAGTGTGCTGTTGtataaggatatttcaaaagttcGTGAACAATGGAGTTAAAAGGTGCTCATTctggcacaaaaatatttttaaatacatgcatagttttttcataatattcattttccatgaacactttCAAGATCCAggaatatgcatggatttcaaaagttttccaCACCCAActaaaattgtcttttaattgcattttccatgaactttttgaagttccctcatattatGAGCTTGATGCTTGTTGTTAGGGAGGTCGTTGTCACAGatcctgaatgaatgaatgagatgtCATTTCTTAATGATTACTGTCTGGTGCTTTGTGGAACATCTGGATGTATTCCTTGGGACCCTTCTGGTTGCAAAGGAAGGAAACCCTGCTCACAACGGCTTAAGCAAGACAAACCAATGTGTGTGCCTATGGGTGGTAGTGGTagagtttcctggcttcagccactggGAAGAATGCTGAGGTAACACAAGACTAGGGCCTGAAATCAGGCACTCCGCCTCCCTGTCTCTGGGGCAgccctctctgctcctctctgcagATTTGTGCCTCTCCTCCTTACCACAGTCAGTCCCCTGTCATGGCACATGCTCACTGGCAGCCTTCACTTTCTAATTGTAGTGGAAACAGCATCCAGATAGCAATCCCGGGGAAGGACGGTGATTGGCTCTGTCGAGTCACATGCCCACCCACTGGGCCAATAGCATAAGGGCAACTATGAATTATATAATGGGCCAGGCCTAATAACATGCCCAGCTCTAAGGCCAGGGTGGCAAGAGGGCCTGTTATTATCAAATGAAGGGGAACAGGAAGACCTGCTGAGAAAATAGAAGACAGTCGCTGAGCACTACACAGGGTTTGATTTCTCACCATGGCGACCCTTGGATGCCATCTTTACATAGCCAGCTCCTTTGAACAGCTGCCTTGTGGGAGATTCCCAAGAATAGGATGACCACTGTGGTACTTGCCAGAGCCATATACCCTGGTAGTGTTTTCAAAATGTGTTCACAGCCAGTAACTTACCAGGGCCTCACAAGAAACCTCTAATACATGACAGAAATGGaaccagagacacagagatgtggACAGATAGGTCCAGGGACACACAGAGGATGGGGACAGAGATGAACTCAGAGTCTGGCTTCCTGACTCCCATTCGGATGCTCTCCCCACCGAAACACCAGAGTCACCTTAGACTGGAGTGGGAGGGTGTAAGCCCATTGTCGTCTCTGGCCAGTTAAGGGAGGGAGTTCCGTCTGCTTTCTTCTGCTCGGAGCTGGGCCAGCTGCCTCGCGGAGACAGACGGGCAGCCCCTGCCCTCGGATCCCGTCCGAGCTCTGATCGGGGAGGTCCCTGCGCTGGACCTGGTGTCCTCCCAGTGGGCGGTCTCTGCCCGCAGCTCCTCCAGGACCCTGTGCAGATGCCTGAGCGTGAGCAGGAGCTGCTGGTCCTGGAGCTGCATCTCAGCCTGTGACAGAAAAAGAGCCTGTGAGGGGGTGTGCAGAGCATGGCTGGGTCCCCATAAAACCCCTTCCTGTCACTGTCGCATCAAAGACAAGCCTTCTTGGCAGGTGTGCAACCTGACAGCACTGTATCCACCAAAGCCTGCTGCTTTGTCTGCAAAGCAGAAAGCAAACGACTTTCTACAAACGAGGACTGCATGAATGAATGTGCAGAAAAACGTGCTCTAAAACGTGATGTGTGTAACTCCACTCTCTCCTTTTATCTTCGCTGTAACTAACGGATCATTTTGTAGGTACTAAGACGAGAATGGCTTCTTAGTGAAACAAGATAAAGCTGGCAGGTTGGAGGCTGTTGGAACAGTGATTCTCAACATAAGATCCGGGAATGCTTGGGTTCCCAAAACCCTTTCAGGAGTTCAGTGAGGTCAAAACTACCTTCACAGGACCAGCgttgtggagtagctggtaaagccaccacctgcagcaccatcatcccacatgggtttgtgtcctgactgctgtacttctgatccagttccttgctaatggcctgggaaagcagtgggtgcttgggcccctgcaccctcgtgggaaacctggaagaaacttctggctcctggcttcagtcttgcccagccctggcgcttgcggccatttgaggagtgaaccagcagatggaagattctctctctctctctctctctctctctctctctctctctctctctctctctctcccattctctctctctctcttcctctctgtaactctctgcctttcaagtaaataaaataaatcttaaaaaaaaaaacctaccttctTCACAAGAATAAGacactgttttcctttttcactGTCATCCTCTTAGTAGCACACAGTGGAGTTTTCCAGAAGCTAATGACCTGTAATATCTCAACAGAttggaggcagaagcagacaggGGAATCCAGCTGTCTTCTGTTAAGCCAGGCATCAAAGCAATTTGCAAGCAAGTAAAGCAATATTACTCCTCGCTGAATATTTGCTttgaaaaatagttattttaaatcaGATTTTATCAACAGGTGATGaggttattattttaaatgcattgataaataaatattaaaatgtcctAAGTTTTGGTTTCTAATTCAGTCAGTATTGATATACTCACATGGATGAAAGACTGGTGTCCTTGATAAACTTTGCAAGCATAAAGGGACCCTAAGACCAAAAGGCCTGAGAACCACTGCACTGAAGCTCTACCGCCACCGCTCGTTCGTCTCCAATCTTTCTCCCATTTTCCCCTAGGAATTTTTCCCcacacattttctctctttcgTGTTCcctttgaaaatgttaaaatgttggGCAGGCTTTTGGCGTTTGGTTGCCGGCTTCCTGTGGAGGAGGACCCCAGTTGGATGAGCAGCCAAAGCCCTGGCTTCAGCGTCTGCAAATGACgacctcagaaggcagcagaggggctCAGGTGGTTGGGGCCCTGCCTCCTCCGGGGGAAACCTGCCCTgatttcctgcctcctggctcgttccagccattgcaggcccttggagactgaaccaacagagggCGGCACGCGTTCATGCGCTCTTTCTCTAgaatgaatacattaaaaatctctaaatgctaacattttattttctgactaAATAATTCTTACACTGGATATGAAATTTAACAGCTCCTAAGatcatattattattttcttttttagagatttatttatttatttgagaaacagagttttagacagaaagagggagagacagggaggtcttccatccactggttcactccccaaagggccacaacggctggagctgggctgatccgaagccaagagccaggaaccaggagcttcttctgactctcccatgcgggtgcaggggcccaagcacttgggccatctttcactgctttcctgggccattagcaaggagctagattggaagtggagcagcgaggactcaaatctatgcccgtatgggatgccagcactgcaggcagaggcttaacttactaagccacagcgccggccccaagggcaTATAATTAAAGTCTCTCCCTTTATTTCATGCTGGAACTCAAAGAATCCTTCTCCAGGGGCCATCAGTGTACATGGGTCCAGCTTTCCCTTCCCACGCTGCTTGAAGCACAGCACATGGCCTGACTTGCAGTCTCactttctcccctctctttcccacAGATAATTATCATCAGCCCTCCATGGCTCTAGGTACCACGTTTGGATTCAAGCAACTGCAGCTCAAaaagctttggggaaaaaaatgcctCTATATTGAAAATGTTCAGACTTTCATTTCTTGTCACTAATCCCCAAACAATACAGGATCACaagtatttacatagcatttacatggtATTCAGTAGTAGAAGTCATCTGGAGGTGCTgtaaagtatacaggaggatgcGTGTTGGTTATATGCatttccccttttttttaaagatttatttatttatttaagagtcagagttacagagagagagagagagagagcgagagagcgcttccatctgctagttcactccccaaatggccacaatggttggggctgggccaggcagaagtctggaagctggaactcaagccagatctcccatgcagatccaggggcccaagtacttgggacatctgctgctgctttcccaagcacattagtagggagctggatcaaaagcagagcagctgggacttgaacataaaggacgccagcattgcaggcagcggcttaacccactgtgccacaatgccagccccaatatccaTTTTCtaaaagggacttgagcatccatgggTTTTGGTATCTACAGGGGCCCTGGAGCCAGGGATGACAACTGTGTTAATGTTGTTCTCCCATTAAAAGCAGTGTTGTGGTTTTCCAGACAAGGAGCAAGTCCATGGGCTCCTCTGAGGCATGAGAAATCCTGCCGGGACAGTGAGAAGCTGGGAAGAGAGTGCTTGCAGGTGAAGGTGTAGGCCAAACCCTTGAGAACACTGGGATTCTTCCAGTAGCAAAGCAGGTGGTTGTGGGAGGTCCCTTCCCAATTCCTAGGAAAacactcaatccatgtctcctccGCTCTAGGGATTTCCTCCCGTACATCTCTTCACCCATCCTTCAGCACCAGTTCGGGGTATGTGTGGTGAGAACAACATGGGGTACCCAACAGGGCAGCCGCGTTAAGGGAGGCAGTGGACATGGTGACGCtggctgggaggccaggagaccCTGCGTGGTGGAGAAGTGTCTTATCTCACAAGGCAAGAGGTCCAGAGCAGGTGTGGTGCTCAATCTCTGCAGTGCCCAGCTCTGCACAGGCACTCAGACAGGCATCAGGCGGGTCAGCCGTGTGGTTACGGGTGTCTGTGGCTCTTCCCCCTCCTTGGATCCCACCAAGACCCTGGGGTCCACAGGATCCCAGGCAAAGAAGGGGAGAGTGCTTTCGACTGTGGTAGTCACTGGCCTCCCTAATTTGTCCCCTCTGCTCCATGCAGGCACCATCCAGTGCTGGTCCTTCTCTGACAACCATCAAGTGGGGCTTCTTGGGTGGGCTCTGGAGGGGCCCTTATTGTCATGCAAATTCCATGCGATCCAGATGTCCAGGATCAGTACGAGGAGGCTCAAGCCCCACTCCATCTCTTGGCGTCATGGGGAGACACGGAGACTGTTTCAGGTTACCTACCTCCCCTCCGCCCCTGGGCATTGCTCCCTCTGTGGGGAAACAGGCGCTTTGTTTTCAGGCACCAAGCAGTCTCAGCTTAGGCCCCCAGTGTTCAGGGAGCCTGGGGAAGTCCAGCTGTCCAGCCCTGGGTACCTGTGGGCTGGAAGGAGCTGCAGCCCCTGCTGGAATCCCCTAGTCCCAAGAGAAGCCCCTATGGGGTTAGGCCCTCTCTGTGGGGTAAAGACAGGGGTGGGTCCCAGCTGGCCTGTTGCCTGGCAACCCAAAAAGATCCTTCTAGGACAAACACAAACCCATCTTTCCCTCCCATAATGACAGACAGGTGTGTTGCAATACAAGCTTCTTTCTTCAAGTCCCTGCactgcctccttctctcccttgtcTGGTGTCCCTACACTCTTTGGGGGCAGTCTTCTAGTTTTGGACTTGGAGAAAATGCCACAAAGAAGGGAATAAAGTCTGGCTTCCCCAAGCAGCCATCAAGAGAGCAACGGATGTAACTCAGGTGTGCAGGAGAGTTAGTGCCCCAAGGGCTGGATCTTTAGAACAGGAAGTGAAAGATGAGGACAATCTGGACCATGCATTTCACATCTCTCTCTGCCAGGGGCAGTGTCTCTGTCAGCCGCTGCAGAGAAGTCCCACAGGGGGAAAGTCTGCTGCTGTGAGACCTGCTGGGCGTCTTTAAGGCTCCTCCGGAAGTCAGCTCCATAACACCATGCACAGCCTGGCATTGTGCTGCCCTTGCCTCAACTCCCAGTTGTCCTGTCCCTCAGCACTCCAGGCTTGCCCCTTCACATACATCATCAGTTCTCCACTCTTCGTCTGAGCCTCTGCTTTTGAGAGGATCTGAGCTAAGACAGCGGATGGAATTCATGTCCACATGGGTCAGGATTATAATAGCCAACATCTGGGTGCTAAGAGCAATACGGTACTTCAAAAaccctggaaaatggaattaaaaagtaagtttgcaggctggtgctgtggtgcagagagttaaCACTCTAGCCtgccaggccagcatcccatatgcactccggtttgagtcccggctgctctacttcctatccaactctccgctatggcttgggaaagcagtagaagatggcccaagtctttgggcccctgtacctgtgtgggagacctggaaggagttcctggcttctggcttcagattggcccagctccagctgttgcagccatttggggagcaaaccagcagatggaagatctctctctttctctgtttttccctttttctgtaactctgtctttcaaataaataaaataaatcttttttttgtttgtttattttggtgctccgtatttttgaaatccactcatAGTTCtctgataatatgcattttcatgaattaaaaaaattctttgtggcagcaggttaagctgctgcctgcaactctggcatcctatattggggcaccagtttaagtcccagctgctctgcttctgctaacGTAGCTGggcgagctccctgctaatgtacatgggtgagcagtgaatgatggcttaagttcttgggtccctgccactgatgtggggaAACCTCTGTGGAgttcctgggccagccccagctgttgcagccatctgggtgtgggtggaagatctctctgtctctattgttctgcctctcaaaaactaaacaaggctttttttttttttttttttttttttttttttttttttgacaggcagagtggacagtagagggagacagagagaaaggtcttcctttttgccgttggttcaccctccaatggccgccgcggcaggcgcgctgtggccggcgcaccgcgctgttccgatggcaggagccaggtgcttatcctggtctcccgtggggtgcagggcccaagcacttgggccatcctccactgcactccctggccacagcagagagctggcctggaagaggggcaaccaggacaggatcggtgccccgaccaggactagaacccggtgtgccggcgccgcaaggcagaggattagcctgttaagccacgtcgCCGGCCTTAAACAaggcttttaaaaagttatttatttatttgaaaagcagagagatagaggaaaagagacagaaagagatctcctgctgattcactccccaaatgccctcagcatccaagcctgggtcaggccaaagtcaggagccaggagctcaatccaggtttcccacgtggttgatacctgctgccacctgcagtgtacATTCTCAGGAAACTGCAATGGAGAAAAAGCGCAGGACTCCAACCCCAAGTGCTCTGATGCAGTacgcaggtgtctcaagtgatggcttaactgtCTGTGCAAAACACgtgacctctttttaaaaaataatctttatttatttgaaagtcagagagacagagattttcatgaattttttgagatctctgatatacatgggtttcaattttttttgcaccaaaatgaacttatctcttacttccattttccacgaacttttggaaAGTACCCTGTACGCTCGGTGAACCTCCTTGCTGAATCCTTACAGTAACCTCTGCAATGTGGGCACGATTGTTATCCACATTGTGTGATAAGGAAATGAAGGCGCAAAAAGGTAAAGCCTCTCGCTCAAGGCTGCAGAGCCGAGAGCTGGGCATGTGCCCAGGAGCCAGCGCAATCCTAAAACCTGTCTGGCAGACACTGCACCCCGTGCCTCCTATGTAGGCCACGACCTACTTATTCTAACACCTGAGATTGCCTTT is a window encoding:
- the C10H20orf202 gene encoding uncharacterized protein C20orf202 homolog — its product is MKTAEEPTPSLGQTLEWLRKELAEMQLQDQQLLLTLRHLHRVLEELRAETAHWEDTRSSAGTSPIRARTGSEGRGCPSVSARQLAQLRAEESRRNSLP